A window of the Acanthochromis polyacanthus isolate Apoly-LR-REF ecotype Palm Island chromosome 10, KAUST_Apoly_ChrSc, whole genome shotgun sequence genome harbors these coding sequences:
- the dok3 gene encoding docking protein 2: protein MDVIFKEGILYLQVVKFGIKSWRKMRTVLFKASSTGVGRLELCCVADSSSVGDQKKAWQKTERKVVRLSDCFSVTAAPKESCPAGCSAFYLNTTQGTYTLASTTSRDWLSAICLLAFQKDPGESDKGDFKGGNGLTMEDNDLYSSWKSDRTLPPNQYKVTVQSTEASKRCRLAGEYVVYPDKEAVILLDVSAGRTVYCWPYRLLRKFGQVEGGFSIEAGRRCDSGEGVFTFLTQYGPQIFQLISQQCAVEKNSWVQPVSVHRRSFSDVSPVSLPAQQLPAPADVSPDMGDESESPYSTIKHTSAGDIKQLARPSSREAVGEEDEEERCRSLDSLNMGTSIEDSIYYNLRRATPPLVRKAETDNSECIYSAVRKPSSNAQLQSLSSPLTPCALTKSAPSAPPKPRSQPLPPVNNNFQPSYNAQAADDTKETEEGISSSAPAAPTEAPGSFKHRLAAIISKDLAKFQLPPPHGAASPTFFQ from the exons ATGGATGTGATCTTCAAGGAGGGGATCTTGTACCTGCAGGTGGTCAAGTTTGGAATA AAATCGTGGCGGAAAATGAGGACGGTGCTTTTTAAAGCTAGCTCTACAGGGGTCGGCCGGCTGGAGCTCTGCTGTGTAGCTGACAGCAGCTCTGTTGGTGACCAGAAGAAGGCTTGGCAGAAAACGGAGAGAAAAGTTGTGCGTCTGAGCGACTGCTTCAGTGTCACTGCTGCTCCGAAGGAGTCCTGTCCTGCTGGGTGCTCGGCCTTCTACCTAAACACCACACAGGGCACCTACACTTTGGCCTCCACAACCAGCCGGGACTGGCTGAGCGCCATCTGTCTCCTAGCCTTCCAG AAGGATCCTGGAGAATCAGACAAAGGGGATTTCAAGGGAGGAAACGGTCTGACCATGGAGGACAATGACCTTTACTCATCCTGGAAAAGCG ATCGGACTCTTCCTCCAAACCAGTACAAAGTGACTGTCCAGAGCACAGAGGCGTCCAAGCGCTGCCGGTTGGCTGGAGAGTATGTGGTGTATCCAGACAAAGAAGCTGTGATTCTGCTGGATGTCAGTGCTGGTCGTACTGTCTACTGCTGGCCATACAGGCTCCTACGCAAGTTTGGACAGGTTGAG GGAGGATTCAGCATTGAAGCAGGTCGTCGCTGTGACTCAGGAGAAGGAGTTTTCACCTTCCTGACCCAGTACGGTCCTCAGATCTTCCAGCTCATATCCCAGCAGTGTGCCGTGGAGAAGAACTCATGGGTCCAACCTGTCAGCGTCCACAGAAGATCCTTTTCGGACGTGTCTCCAGTTTCCCTTCCAGCCCAGCAACTTCCTGCTCCTGCAGATGTTTCTCCTGACATGGGGGATGAGTCTGAAAGCCCCTACTCCACTATTAAGCACACTTCTGCAGGAGATATAAAACAGCTTGCCAGACCCAGCAGCAGGGAGGCTGTGggagaggaggacgaggaggaacGCTGTCGCTCGCTGGATTCGTTAAACATGGGTACCTCCATAGAGGACAGCATTTATTACAACCTGAGGAGAGCCACGCCTCCTTTGGTcagaaaagcagaaacagaCAATTCAGAGTGCATTTATTCGGCTGTGAGAAAACCTTCCTCGAATGCCCAGCTCCagtctctctcctctcccctaACTCCCTGCGCCCTCACCAAATCTGCTCCCTCTGCCCCACCCAAGCCCCGCAGCCAGCCTCTGCCCCCTGTGAATAACAACTTCCAGCCGAGCTACAATGCACAGGCGGCGGATGACACGAAGGAGACGGAGGAGGGCATCAGCTCCTCCGCCCCTGCTGCCCCCACAGAGGCCCCTGGCAGTTTTAAACACAGGCTGGCAGCAATCATTTCTAAGGACCTGGCAAAGTTCCAGCTACCTCCTCCCCACGGAGCAGCCAGCCCCACATTTTTTCAGTAG